One Vespa velutina chromosome 12, iVesVel2.1, whole genome shotgun sequence DNA window includes the following coding sequences:
- the LOC124953380 gene encoding putative peptidyl-tRNA hydrolase PTRHD1 — MAALVQYVVIRGDLSKTMGWPMGAIVAQACHACTAVTHLFYNDSNTQAYLADLDSMHKVVLEASDEASLHTLCSKLKEDDIHHKLWIEQPENIPTCLVTKPYPKNEVQSYFKKYKLLKL, encoded by the exons atggCTGCATTAGTTCAGTACGTGGTTATAAGAGGAGATCTTTCTAAGACAATGGGATGGCCAATGGGTGCTATAGTAGCTCAAGCCTGTCACGCTTGCACAGCCGTCACTCATCTTTTTTACAATGATAGCAATACACAAGCTTACCTCGCAGATTTGGATTCAATGCATAAAGTTGTTCTtgaa GCTTCTGACGAGGCCAGTTTACATACTTTGTGCTCCAAACTGAAGGAGGACGACATCCATCACAAGTTGTGGATAGAACAGCCCGAAAACATTCCAACTTGTCTGGTAACAAAACCTTATCCTAAGAATGAAGTGCAATCGTATTTTAAAAAGTACAAATTGCTTAAGCTTTGA